Proteins encoded by one window of Polaribacter haliotis:
- a CDS encoding tyrosine-protein phosphatase, translating to MLFFKKKTMPLTDFFSDNFIDIHSHLLPGIDDGAKNIEKSLELILKMYSYGIKNFITTPHVLGDIYPNSTETIKSKLADVQNALKDKGYTDIKIDAAAEYMMDEQFSIRLEKNDILPLKDNYILVEMSYFNAPINLYEILFEIQLKGYKPVLAHPERYNFYHNDFDNYYKLKKAGCLFQLNLLSLTEQYGKNVQKISNELLKVNMYDFVGTDTHHNQHLELLKKIGTKKNYKKIEHLILNNSKVFN from the coding sequence ATGCTTTTTTTTAAGAAAAAAACAATGCCATTAACGGATTTTTTCTCAGATAATTTTATTGATATCCATTCTCATTTATTGCCAGGAATAGATGATGGTGCTAAAAATATAGAAAAATCTTTAGAATTAATTTTGAAGATGTATTCGTATGGAATAAAAAATTTTATAACAACTCCTCACGTTTTAGGTGATATATATCCTAATTCTACTGAAACGATAAAAAGCAAACTTGCTGACGTACAAAATGCCTTAAAAGATAAAGGGTATACTGATATTAAAATAGATGCAGCTGCAGAATATATGATGGACGAACAATTTAGCATTCGTTTAGAAAAGAATGATATTCTTCCGCTAAAAGATAATTATATTTTGGTAGAAATGTCTTATTTTAATGCTCCTATTAATTTATATGAAATACTTTTTGAAATTCAACTAAAAGGATACAAGCCAGTTTTAGCACATCCAGAAAGATATAATTTTTATCACAATGATTTTGACAACTATTACAAACTTAAAAAGGCAGGTTGTCTATTTCAGCTGAATTTACTTTCTTTAACAGAACAATATGGTAAAAATGTACAAAAGATTAGCAACGAACTTTTAAAGGTAAATATGTACGATTTTGTGGGTACAGACACGCATCATAATCAGCATTTAGAATTACTTAAAAAAATTGGAACGAAGAAGAATTATAAAAAAATCGAGCATTTAATATTAAATAATAGTAAAGTATTTAATTAA